Proteins encoded in a region of the Salminus brasiliensis chromosome 2, fSalBra1.hap2, whole genome shotgun sequence genome:
- the ascl1a gene encoding achaete-scute homolog 1a: MDVTATMEVSSSQQHHHHNHHHQQQQLVPPACFFAVQPAANGAPVASSGAHAKRPRASSPELLRCKRRLSFAGFGYSPPQQQPHAVARRNERERNRVKLVNSGFATLREHVPHGAANKKMSKVETLRSAVEYIRALQQLLDEHDAVSAAFRSGALAHGHPADLNSMAGSPVSSYSSDEGSCDPLSPEEQELLDFASWF; encoded by the coding sequence ATGGACGTGACTGCGACGATGGAAGTAAGCTCGAGCcaacagcatcatcatcataatcatcaccaccagcagcagcagctcgtgCCGCCAGCGTGCTTCTTCGCCGTGCAGCCGGCCGCGAATGGCGCGCCCGTGGCGTCGTCCGGCGCTCACGCCAAGCGACCGCGCGCCTCCTCGCCCGAGCTGCTGCGCTGCAAGCGGCGCCTGAGCTTTGCGGGCTTCGGCTACAGCCCGCCGCAGCAGCAGCCGCACGCCGTTGCTCGGCGCAACGAGCGCGAGCGCAACCGCGTCAAGCTAGTGAACAGCGGCTTCGCCACTCTGCGCGAGCACGTGCCGCACGGCGCCGCCAACAAGAAGATGAGCAAAGTGGAGACGCTGCGCTCGGCCGTCGAGTACATCCGCGCGCTCCAGCAGTTGCTCGACGAGCACGATGCCGTGAGCGCGGCCTTCCGCTCGGGCGCGCTCGCACACGGCCACCCCGCCGACCTCAACTCCATGGCCGGCTCGCCGGTGTCCTCGTACTCGTCGGACGAGGGCTCGTGCGACCCGCTCAGCCCCGAGGAGCAGGAGCTGTTGGACTTCGCCAGCTGGTTCTGA
- the LOC140550092 gene encoding uncharacterized protein → MKLYKAKQLFLFLMEGQTGSTAVAQGCISAEQLLVELKAGGIREEHEEAVRRELRSLRSLDLLDFLAHLPLFILIHNSVIANPLDDSSNL, encoded by the exons ATGAAGCTGTACAAAGCAAAG CAACTGTTCCTGTTCCTGATGGAGGGGCAGACAGGGAGCACTGCAGTGGCCCAGGGCTGCATCAGCGCCGAACAGCTGCTGGTGGAGTTGAAGGCAGGAGGGATCCGTGAGGAGCATGAGGAAGCGGTCAGGCGTGAGCTCCGCAGCCTTCGCTCTCTCGACCTGCTCGACTTCCTCGCCCACCTGCCTCTCTTCATCCTAATCCACAACTCTGTCATCGCCAACCCGCTCGATGACTCCAGCAACCTGTGA